In Polaribacter sp. Hel_I_88, the following proteins share a genomic window:
- the ribB gene encoding 3,4-dihydroxy-2-butanone-4-phosphate synthase, translating to MTTQTLHKSTQLNTIEDAINDIRNGKVIIVVDDENRENEGDFLAAAEKATPEMINFMATHGRGLICAPLTEKRCKELELGMMVSNNTDPMETAFTVSIDLRGKGVTTGISASDRALTIQALIQEDTKPFDLARPGHIFPLKAKEGGVLRRTGHTEAAIDFARLAGLQPAGVIVEIMNEDGTMARLPQLLKVAKKFDIKIVSIEDLVAYRMEHDSLIDKKEDFEIDTRFGKFRLRAYQQTTNDQVHIALTKGTWTNEEGVLTRINSTLVNNDILGTLTNNPDKKLDKMFKVVNDEGKGAILFINQKNESKNLLSRLNILKENQKKGETKAPAIGMDQRDFGIGAQILHDLNISKLKLVTNTQQTKRVGMIGYGLEIVDYVQY from the coding sequence ATGACCACGCAAACACTTCATAAAAGTACACAATTAAACACCATAGAAGATGCTATTAACGACATTAGAAATGGCAAAGTTATTATTGTTGTTGATGATGAAAACCGTGAAAATGAAGGTGACTTTTTAGCAGCCGCAGAAAAAGCAACGCCAGAAATGATTAATTTTATGGCAACTCATGGTAGAGGATTAATTTGTGCGCCTTTAACAGAAAAACGTTGTAAAGAATTGGAGTTAGGAATGATGGTTAGCAACAACACAGACCCAATGGAAACTGCTTTTACGGTTTCTATAGATTTACGTGGAAAAGGTGTTACTACAGGAATTTCTGCATCAGACAGAGCTTTAACAATACAAGCTTTAATTCAAGAAGATACAAAACCTTTCGATTTGGCAAGACCAGGACATATTTTTCCTTTAAAAGCTAAAGAAGGTGGTGTTTTAAGAAGAACAGGACACACAGAAGCTGCCATAGATTTTGCAAGATTAGCGGGTTTACAACCAGCTGGAGTTATTGTAGAAATTATGAATGAGGATGGAACTATGGCACGTTTACCACAACTTTTAAAAGTGGCTAAAAAGTTTGATATTAAAATTGTTTCTATTGAAGATTTGGTGGCTTATAGAATGGAACACGATTCTTTAATCGATAAAAAAGAAGATTTTGAAATTGATACCCGTTTTGGAAAATTTAGACTAAGAGCATATCAACAAACCACAAACGATCAAGTTCATATTGCCTTAACCAAAGGAACTTGGACTAATGAAGAAGGTGTTTTAACAAGAATAAACTCAACATTAGTAAATAATGATATTCTAGGAACGTTAACCAACAATCCTGATAAAAAACTAGATAAAATGTTTAAGGTTGTGAATGACGAAGGAAAAGGTGCCATTTTATTTATCAATCAAAAAAATGAATCTAAAAACTTATTGAGTAGATTGAACATTTTAAAAGAAAATCAGAAAAAAGGAGAAACAAAAGCGCCTGCAATTGGTATGGATCAAAGAGATTTTGGAATTGGTGCGCAAATTCTACACGATCTAAACATCAGCAAATTAAAATTGGTAACAAATACACAACAAACAAAACGTGTTGGTATGATTGGTTATGGATTAGAAATTGTGGATTATGTTCAGTATTGA
- the pepE gene encoding dipeptidase PepE — translation MKKLLVASTSTIYGSGYLEYLLPTLQSFFVNVKTILFIPYARPSGITYTEYTKIAKNAFAKIKIDVVGIHEFENPKEAILKAEAIFTGGGNTFELVNQLYKNDVLLTLKNVLENGTPYLGTSAGSNICGINMMNTNDMPIVYPPSFTTLGCIPFNINAHYLDPIVGSKHKGETRETRIKEFHVFNTMDVLGLREGSWLEVNGDEIILKGDLTARLFQQHKKPVEIETGMPL, via the coding sequence ATGAAAAAACTGTTAGTAGCAAGTACTTCAACAATTTACGGAAGTGGATATTTAGAATATTTATTACCAACATTACAATCTTTTTTTGTGAATGTAAAAACCATTTTGTTTATTCCTTATGCAAGACCTAGTGGAATTACTTATACTGAGTACACTAAAATTGCCAAAAATGCTTTTGCTAAAATTAAGATTGATGTTGTTGGCATTCATGAATTTGAAAACCCAAAAGAAGCCATTTTAAAAGCTGAGGCTATTTTTACTGGTGGTGGAAATACATTTGAGTTGGTAAATCAACTCTATAAAAACGATGTTTTATTAACCTTAAAAAACGTTTTAGAAAACGGAACACCATATTTAGGTACAAGTGCAGGTAGTAATATTTGTGGTATTAATATGATGAATACCAATGATATGCCCATTGTATATCCGCCAAGTTTTACAACTTTGGGTTGTATTCCATTTAACATCAATGCCCATTATTTAGACCCAATTGTAGGATCAAAACACAAAGGTGAAACCAGAGAAACCCGAATAAAAGAGTTTCATGTTTTTAATACTATGGATGTTTTAGGTTTGCGTGAAGGAAGTTGGCTAGAAGTAAATGGTGATGAAATTATTTTAAAAGGTGATTTAACAGCAAGGTTGTTTCAACAGCATAAAAAGCCAGTTGAAATAGAAACAGGAATGCCCCTTTAA
- a CDS encoding lipocalin family protein — protein sequence MKTKILIATVLISFLYSCSVNNSSDVVVPAPDLVGTWNLTSVTMDNAVLSVTSPVITTLTGEGFGKNLNASMTFTENPNNVVIDGNFVFQLTYKDANSQESTEDLLLDNLFFNDTFGFLSSSWTLNDNILTLNEGGEQLNINVISYIGNVITIETDVNKAITVDNVTSTVTGKALLTIEKQ from the coding sequence ATGAAAACAAAAATTTTAATTGCAACTGTACTAATTTCTTTTTTATATTCTTGTAGCGTAAATAACTCCTCAGATGTTGTTGTTCCTGCTCCAGATTTAGTGGGAACTTGGAATTTAACAAGTGTTACTATGGATAATGCTGTTTTGAGTGTAACAAGTCCTGTAATTACAACTTTAACAGGTGAAGGATTTGGTAAAAATTTAAATGCAAGCATGACTTTTACTGAAAACCCAAATAATGTAGTAATTGATGGCAACTTTGTGTTTCAATTAACCTACAAAGATGCTAATAGCCAAGAATCTACTGAAGATCTTCTTTTAGACAATCTATTTTTTAACGATACTTTTGGTTTTTTATCTAGTTCTTGGACTTTGAACGATAATATTTTAACCTTAAATGAAGGTGGAGAACAATTAAATATTAACGTAATATCTTACATTGGTAATGTAATTACAATTGAAACAGACGTAAATAAAGCAATTACTGTAGATAATGTAACATCTACTGTTACAGGAAAAGCGCTGTTAACAATAGAGAAACAGTAA